A single region of the Lycium barbarum isolate Lr01 chromosome 2, ASM1917538v2, whole genome shotgun sequence genome encodes:
- the LOC132626332 gene encoding cytochrome P450 98A2-like, giving the protein MALPLAIPVSLFLIFIAYNVYHQLKAKLPPGPRRWPIIGNLYDITPLRFRCFAEWSEIYGPIFSFYLGSQLNVVVNNAQLAKEVLKDNDQSLADRFRTKPLVNVSRNGSDLIWANYGHHYVKVRKLCNLELFTSKRLEALRPIREDEVTAMIQDIFRDSAKPGNVGKSLIMRRYLGSLAFNNITRLTFGKRFMNSEGKVDAQGQELKEIVSNGMKIGGKPNLGEFVPWLRCFFKDDNEALKAQDSHLDRFTRVILEEHTLARKKTGETKQHFVDALLTLQREYELSDDTVIGLLWDMVTAGMDTVAITVEWAMAELVKNPRVQQKVQEELDRVIGSDRVVIESDMSKLSYLQSVVKESLRLHPPTPLMLPHMASANVKVGGYNIPKGSIVHVNVWALGRDPKVWKDDPLQFRPERFIEEDIHDMKGHDFRLLPFGAGRRICPGTNLALNLVTSMLAHLLHHFKWSPFHGVNREDIDMLESPGTVTYMQTPLQVVPTPRLPDHLYERVLII; this is encoded by the exons ATGGCTCTTCCTTTAGCAATTCCAGTGTCACTATTTCTTATCTTTATTGCTTACAATGTCTACCACCAGCTGAAAGCCAAGCTGCCACCGGGTCCACGGCGGTGGCCTATCATCGGAAACCTCTACGACATAACGCCGTTAAGGTTCCGGTGCTTCGCCGAGTGGTCGGAAATATATGGTCCCATATTCTCGTTCTACCTTGGTTCACAACTAAATGTGGTGGTAAATAATGCACAACTTGCTAAGGAAGTTTTGAAAGATAATGATCAAAGTCTAGCTGATAGGTTTAGGACTAAACCTTTGGTAAATGTGAGTAGAAATGGGAGTGATTTGATTTGGGCTAATTATGGCCATCACTATGTGAAAGTGAGAAAACTATGCAATCTTGAGCTTTTTACTTCCAAGAGACTTGAAGCTCTTAGGCCAATTAGAGAAGATGAAGTCACTGCCATGATCCAGGACATCTTTAGAGACTCTGCAAAGCCAG GCAATGTAGGTAAAAGCTTGATAATGAGGAggtacttaggatcattagcatTCAACAACATAACAAGGCTAACATTTGGGAAGAGGTTTATGAACTCAGAAGGTAAGGTTGATGCACAAGGTCAAGAACTCAAAGAAATAGTCTCCAATGGTATGAAAATTGGAGGAAAACCCAACCTAGGAGAGTTTGTTCCATGGCTACGTTGTTTTTTCAAGGATGACAATGAAGCTCTCAAGGCTCAAGATAGTCATTTGGATAGGTTTACTAGGGTTATATTGGAAGAACACACTCTTGCAAGGAAGAAAACTGGTGAAACCAAACAGCACTTTGTTGATGCTTTGCTCACTCTACAGAGAGAATATGAGCTTAGTGATGACACTGTTATTGGCCTCCTTTGG GATATGGTAACAGCTGGGATGGATACAGTGGCTATAACAGTTGAATGGGCTATGGCCGAACTAGTCAAGAACCCAAGGGTTCAACAGAAGGTCCAAGAGGAGCTAGACCGGGTTATCGGGTCGGACCGTGTCGTAATCGAATCGGATATGTCCAAGCTCTCCTACCTACAAAGTGTAGTCAAGGAATCACTAAG GTTGCACCCTCCAACTCCACTAATGCTCCCTCATATGGCTAGTGCCAATGTCAAAGTTGGTGGTTACAACATTCCTAAAGGTTCCATTGTACATGTAAATGTTTGGGCACTTGGACGTGATCCAAAAGTGTGGAAGGATGACCCTTTGCAATTCAGACCTGAAAGATTCATTGAGGAGGATATTCATGACATGAAGGGTCATGATTTTCGATTGCTACCTTTTGGTGCTGGTAGACGTATTTGCCCTGGTACAAATCTTGCTCTCAATTTGGTGACATCTATGTTAGCTCACTTGTTACATCATTTTAAATGGTCTCCATTTCATGGAGTCAACCGTGAGGACATTGACATGTTGGAGAGCCCTGGAACTGTCACTTACATGCAAACGCCTCTACAAGTTGTTCCTACTCCTAGATTGCCTGATCACTTGTATGAACGTGTTCTTATTATATAA